The sequence below is a genomic window from Ipomoea triloba cultivar NCNSP0323 chromosome 10, ASM357664v1.
CCCGTTACCCAGTACTAGTTAGTTATTAGTCTGGTTGTGATTGCATGCTCAACCTTCTTGCCTATATTCCTCAAGGCCCTCCCTTACTACTATGTTGTTATTCTTCTTTCATTGCCTATAAGTTGTAgggaaaattttttaaaataagattgGTGGATTTTGAAAGCAACCTGAATTTAGGTAATCGGAGCCCACAGATTGATTGAGTTTTAAACGAGTGGTGCTAGTGGTTTCCACTATCAGTTACCTCCTTGCCCCACCATCCGCTCCTGTCTATtcaatttactttctttttgaTAGGACACGAAAATAATGTAGCATTACCCCAccaaaatttatcatttttactGTATATGTGACCATAGTGTATTTAATACGCAAGGAAAAATCAGCCCGCACTCATTGTACACTACTTTTGCCGCCCATATCTTGTGGTTGACGTTTTCGTCGGTAGAATGAATGAAATGTAAACGGGCAATCAAACACGTAATTGAGCCGCTTCACGAAATATCGAGGGGGCCCATACACTTAGCATAATATCCGCAGTaactgttgtttttttttttttttcttacagcCCAGAGTTTCTATAGTTGAACATAAATCttttccactcaaccacaccctccaGGTTGCGGGTAGACTATTGTTGCTAAGTGATAACTATGACTTCCTTTTTCTTTACATTTTATtgataatttgattaaaaaaaggTTTTATCAACCACACATTTTATTAAGTGACATGTCACTCTTTCCTAGTCCTATTTTAAAGAAAAGCCACACAACATTAGAGGTCCCGCATGCAATCATTATACACTATGGCATCCAAAGAAGGGTAAAATCTCATTCTCATGGATGAAAAAACTTGAGTTACACGACTTCTTAACTCATGTGGTTATCAAATTTCAACCAGATCATGCATCAAATGCCTCATGCATGTTCTGCAGGAAATTATCTTTGAGTTATTTATTTGGAATCATATCATATTAGCATCCCCAGAAACTAATAAAGCTAAACTGCCACCTTCTTGGAAGTAACAGAGTTAACTATCACGGCAAATTCAGGACCCTGCAATGCATATGCAACAAATCAGCCTGGTTGGTAATGGCAATTGCCAAACAAAAAAACTTAGCCTCACCAGATGCTAAACTTAAGAAAAGCTATACCTTTAGGGAAGCACCTCCTACTAGAAATCCGTCTATATCTTCCTTCTTTGCAAGCTCGGCACAGTTGCTTCCATTCACTGAGCCTGTAAGTCAAACGAACATTTTTAACTTATTTTGTGAAATATGTACTCTGTCAAGCATTACTACAATTCATTGAGAATTTTGACTAAGTAGTGATTGTTCAAGAAGTAGGCATTGCCTAATACCCAGAAAGAAAAAGTGGTCATTAATTAGAGAACAGACTTTAGCAGCTGGTAGGGGAaagattttagtattttacccTGAATTTTTGTTAAGTCAAATGAAATTTACTTCAAGTATTTATGGAAGAGCTTTACACAATTAAAGTcatatgttaaataaaatttccAAAACAACCAAATAATGGACAAGAGCCATCTAGACACACCGACAAACTATGATACTGCTATGGATATGTGTAGTTACTAGTTAGTTTGAAAGCAGTACCTCCATAGATAATTCGAGTCTTCGAAGCAACTTCTGCAGAGACATTCTTACTAAGCCAATCACGAACAGCTGCATGCACTTCCTGAGCCTGCTCGGGTGTGGCCACTTTGCCAGTTCCAATAGCCCATACAGGTTCATATGCTATGACGACATTATCCCAACTTGGTAAAGAATCTGCATATAACCAAGATTTATAATGATAAATTTCCTAGAATAGATTATGATAGGGATCTGAAGATTAAGCTCATAAGAGACAATATCCTCCACAAGCTGcaattctaaaaataaacataaagatGGAGGATACAGACAAACATCGATGTATTTGCTCTTGTTTTATTCACACCCGAAGCATAATCAACAAAATCTTGCCTGCAAAAGCCTTCATTTGTTTGAAACAGACGTCAAAAGTTTTTCCTGCCTCCCTTTCTTGCAACAACTCTCCAATGCAGGCAATAACTCCAACACCCTGGCTCAAGGCATATGCAGCCTTCTTTCCTATAAACTGAAGAGCCGCACCCAGTAAAATTGTGAATAGATAGCATCAATCAAAATGAATCCCCATAAGCAAATTTCAGAGACATGGGaagtgtttaattttctttctcaACTATACATATTTTAAACCTCAAAAGTTCTTACTTCATCAGTTTCACCGATTACGTGTCTCCGTTCAGAAT
It includes:
- the LOC116032215 gene encoding triosephosphate isomerase, chloroplastic-like; amino-acid sequence: MAVASTSLASQFSGLRPVSKLDSSPSLSTTHSFFQNLHSHLRLSTSRKACRPVVAMAGSGKFFVGGNWKCNGTKESITKLVSDLNSAKLESDVDVVVAPPFLYIDQVKASLTDRIEISAQNCWISKGGAFTGEISVEQLKDIGCKWVILGHSERRHVIGETDEFIGKKAAYALSQGVGVIACIGELLQEREAGKTFDVCFKQMKAFADSLPSWDNVVIAYEPVWAIGTGKVATPEQAQEVHAAVRDWLSKNVSAEVASKTRIIYGGSVNGSNCAELAKKEDIDGFLVGGASLKGPEFAVIVNSVTSKKVAV